One Armatimonadota bacterium genomic region harbors:
- a CDS encoding Fe(3+) ABC transporter substrate-binding protein translates to MSSPVVAQTGRLNIYSARHYDTDQALWDGFTAHTGIRVNVIQGDADQLIERIRAEGRNSPADVLITVDAGRLWRAQQAELFQRVASPLLNQRVPASLRDPEGYWFGFSKRVRVIAYARDRVRPADLSTYEDLAHPRWRGKLLVRSSSHVYNQSLVGAMIERIGAQATEQWVRGLVANFARPPQGGDTDQIKGIAAGEGDVAIVNHYYYVRLVNSHSASDRAVAQKVGIFFPNQGPGERGVHVNISGAGVVATAPNRQAAVTFLEYLASERAQAIFARGNYEYPILDGVPSPVAGLGLGAFLEDSLNARAYAANSARALQIMIAAGWR, encoded by the coding sequence ATGTCCTCTCCCGTCGTCGCCCAGACCGGTCGGCTCAACATCTACTCCGCGCGGCACTACGACACCGACCAGGCCCTGTGGGACGGCTTCACCGCTCACACCGGAATCCGCGTCAACGTCATCCAGGGTGATGCCGACCAGCTGATCGAGCGCATCCGAGCGGAGGGGCGCAATAGCCCCGCGGACGTGCTCATCACGGTCGACGCGGGTCGGTTGTGGAGGGCCCAGCAGGCCGAGCTGTTCCAGCGCGTCGCCTCGCCGCTGCTCAACCAGCGGGTCCCGGCCAGCCTGCGCGACCCGGAGGGCTACTGGTTCGGGTTCTCCAAGCGTGTGCGCGTGATCGCCTACGCTCGCGACCGTGTAAGGCCTGCCGACCTGTCCACCTACGAGGACCTGGCGCATCCGCGCTGGCGAGGCAAGCTGCTGGTGCGCTCCTCCAGCCACGTCTACAATCAGTCGCTGGTCGGCGCGATGATCGAGCGCATCGGCGCGCAGGCCACCGAGCAGTGGGTCCGCGGACTGGTGGCGAACTTCGCGAGGCCGCCGCAGGGAGGCGACACCGACCAGATCAAGGGGATCGCGGCAGGCGAAGGCGACGTCGCCATCGTCAACCACTACTATTACGTGCGGCTGGTGAACTCCCACAGCGCATCCGACCGCGCCGTCGCCCAGAAGGTGGGCATCTTCTTCCCCAACCAGGGACCAGGCGAGCGCGGGGTCCACGTCAACATCAGCGGTGCAGGCGTAGTGGCCACCGCGCCGAACCGCCAGGCAGCGGTGACCTTCCTCGAGTACCTCGCATCGGAGCGGGCCCAGGCGATCTTCGCCCGCGGCAACTACGAGTACCCGATCCTGGACGGGGTACCCAGCCCCGTGGCTGGCCTCGGCCTGGGTGCGTTCTTGGAGGACTCGCTGAATGCGCGCGCGTATGCCGCCAACAGTGCGCGCGCCCTGCAGATCATGATCGCGGCCGGCTGGCGCTGA
- a CDS encoding RidA family protein, which produces MTVPGDAWAIVQPPGWPRPQGYAHGIVASGRLVFLAGMLGWNREGQFETDDFVGQVDRALRNVVELLAAAGARADHLVRLTWYITNREEYLRSLPALGAVYREVIGRHYPAMSVVEVSALVEPRAKVEIEATAVIPTPEGGTQR; this is translated from the coding sequence GTGACGGTGCCCGGCGACGCTTGGGCGATCGTCCAGCCGCCGGGGTGGCCCCGGCCGCAGGGGTACGCCCACGGGATTGTGGCCTCCGGTCGTCTGGTCTTCTTGGCCGGCATGCTCGGTTGGAACCGCGAGGGCCAGTTCGAGACCGATGACTTCGTCGGGCAGGTCGACCGCGCGCTGCGCAACGTCGTCGAGCTGCTGGCGGCCGCGGGCGCGCGAGCGGACCACTTGGTGCGCCTCACGTGGTACATCACCAATCGGGAGGAGTACCTGCGCAGCCTGCCGGCGCTGGGTGCCGTCTACCGCGAGGTCATCGGCCGCCACTACCCGGCGATGTCGGTCGTGGAGGTCTCCGCTCTGGTCGAACCGCGCGCAAAGGTGGAGATCGAGGCTACGGCAGTCATTCCCACACCGGAAGGGGGGACACAACGATGA
- a CDS encoding branched-chain amino acid ABC transporter permease translates to MAADEHTRSVTASPDVAARAPGSAWPKAALGVLPAALVALFPPAAVAWGLEFYMGLVTKAMVFALAASGLNLVLGFGGLVSFGHATYFGLGAYTVAVLAREGTTSAWVVWPTAVLVAAAVATAVAAICLRTRGLYFIMITLAFAQMFYYGVISFKQYGGEDGLRAPRTDFGLPLGDVEVYYLVLAVLVVCLWLLWRIVHARFGRALQAIRDNESRATAIGFSAYPYQLVAFAVSGAITGLAGVLMVHYTQYASPYMLSWPQSGHLMLMVILGGVGRFWGGVLGAAAMVALEEVFHSVTIHWQLGVGAVLLAVVLLAPRGIAGILEGRPR, encoded by the coding sequence GTGGCCGCGGACGAGCACACCCGATCGGTGACGGCCAGCCCCGATGTCGCCGCGCGGGCGCCGGGGTCGGCGTGGCCCAAGGCGGCGCTGGGCGTCTTGCCCGCGGCCCTGGTCGCGCTGTTTCCGCCGGCGGCCGTCGCCTGGGGCCTGGAGTTCTACATGGGCCTGGTCACGAAGGCGATGGTGTTCGCCTTGGCCGCCAGCGGCCTGAATCTCGTCCTGGGCTTCGGCGGCCTGGTGAGCTTCGGGCATGCGACCTACTTCGGTCTGGGGGCGTACACCGTGGCCGTCCTCGCTCGCGAAGGCACGACGTCGGCGTGGGTGGTATGGCCGACCGCGGTGCTCGTGGCGGCAGCGGTGGCGACGGCGGTCGCTGCGATCTGTCTGCGCACGCGAGGTCTGTACTTCATCATGATCACGCTCGCGTTCGCGCAGATGTTCTACTACGGCGTGATCTCTTTCAAACAGTACGGCGGCGAGGACGGGCTGCGCGCGCCGCGGACGGACTTCGGGCTCCCGCTGGGCGACGTGGAGGTCTACTACTTGGTTTTGGCCGTCTTGGTGGTCTGCCTGTGGTTGCTGTGGAGGATCGTGCACGCCCGTTTCGGGCGGGCGCTGCAGGCGATCCGGGACAACGAGTCCCGGGCGACGGCGATCGGCTTTTCCGCCTATCCGTACCAGCTGGTCGCCTTCGCGGTCTCGGGCGCGATCACCGGGCTGGCGGGCGTGCTGATGGTCCACTACACGCAGTATGCGTCTCCGTACATGCTGAGCTGGCCGCAGTCCGGCCACCTCATGCTGATGGTGATCCTCGGAGGGGTGGGCAGGTTCTGGGGCGGCGTGTTGGGAGCCGCGGCGATGGTGGCGCTGGAGGAGGTGTTCCACAGCGTCACGATCCACTGGCAACTGGGGGTGGGTGCAGTACTGCTCGCGGTCGTATTGCTCGCGCCGCGTGGGATCGCGGGCATCCTGGAAGGGCGGCCCCGGTGA
- a CDS encoding ABC transporter substrate-binding protein: MIGCRIAYLVVALLVVAALPVGAQPRAVKIGFVSTLSGGGAALGIDVRDGFNLALRHLGNRLGGLGVEVVVADDEQNPEVARTAVDRMLRRDRVDFVTGIIFSNVLLAVGEMVFANQTFYISPNAGPSEYAGEQCNPFFVNVAWQNDNLHEAMGHHAQLRGYETAFILAPNYPAGRDALNGFKRFYKGRVVSEVYTRLGQLDYSAEIAQIRAARPRAVYAFYPGAMGVNFNKQYAEAGLMREIPLLLPGFSADADIIRAVGRPMVGVFNSSHWALEIFNPINRRFVEDFRRTYNRVPALYAAQGYDAALALDHALRAVGGDLGRRADIRRAILAGFDTTRGRVRFNRNGYPIQDYYLRQVEEQTNGEIVNRLRGTIFRNHGDAYVGRCRL, translated from the coding sequence ATGATCGGCTGCAGGATCGCTTACCTCGTCGTTGCGTTGCTGGTGGTGGCGGCGCTGCCCGTCGGCGCGCAGCCGCGCGCCGTCAAGATCGGGTTCGTGAGCACCCTGTCCGGAGGCGGCGCGGCGCTGGGGATCGACGTGCGCGACGGCTTCAACCTCGCGCTGCGGCACCTCGGCAACCGGCTCGGCGGGCTGGGCGTGGAGGTCGTGGTCGCTGACGACGAGCAGAACCCCGAGGTCGCGCGCACCGCGGTGGACCGCATGCTGCGGCGCGACCGCGTCGACTTCGTCACCGGGATCATCTTCTCGAATGTGCTGCTGGCGGTCGGGGAGATGGTGTTCGCGAACCAGACCTTCTACATCAGCCCCAACGCAGGGCCGTCGGAGTACGCCGGCGAGCAGTGCAACCCATTCTTCGTCAACGTCGCCTGGCAGAACGACAACCTGCACGAGGCCATGGGACACCACGCGCAGCTGCGCGGGTACGAGACCGCCTTCATCCTCGCGCCGAACTACCCGGCCGGGCGCGACGCGCTCAACGGATTCAAGCGCTTTTACAAGGGGCGCGTGGTGAGCGAGGTGTACACGCGGCTGGGCCAGCTGGACTACTCGGCGGAGATCGCACAGATCCGTGCCGCCCGCCCCAGGGCCGTGTACGCCTTCTACCCGGGTGCGATGGGGGTGAACTTCAATAAGCAGTACGCGGAGGCTGGGCTGATGCGGGAGATCCCGCTGCTGCTGCCCGGATTTTCGGCCGACGCCGACATCATCCGCGCGGTGGGGCGGCCGATGGTGGGGGTGTTCAACAGCTCGCACTGGGCGTTGGAGATCTTCAACCCCATCAACCGCCGGTTCGTCGAAGACTTCCGTCGCACCTACAACCGGGTGCCGGCGCTCTATGCGGCACAGGGATACGACGCGGCGCTTGCCCTCGACCACGCTCTGCGGGCCGTCGGGGGCGACCTGGGCCGCAGGGCGGACATTCGGCGCGCGATCCTGGCGGGCTTCGACACCACCCGCGGACGCGTCCGGTTCAACCGCAACGGGTATCCGATCCAGGACTACTACCTGCGGCAGGTCGAAGAGCAGACCAACGGCGAGATCGTCAATCGGTTGCGCGGCACGATCTTCCGCAACCACGGCGACGCCTACGTCGGCCGCTGTCGCCTGTAG
- a CDS encoding AMP-binding protein, with protein MAATAHADTFVRDNLPPPDAWPPLVFDLPELRYPDRLNCTVELLDRGARRHPERPCIRAPGVVWTYGQLLEHSNRIAHVLVRDMGLVPGNRVLLRSANTPMLVAAWFAVLRAGGVVVATMPLLRARELVPIIEKARISHALADARLSAELEDARAAAPVLRRIAYWGEGGELERLAATHPADFDPVNTSSDDPALVAFTSGTTGEPKGCVHFHRDVLAICDTFAAHVLRADPDDLFAGSPPLAFTYGLGGLVAFPMRIGASSLLLERASPDLLLAAVAEFGVRVLFTSPTAYRALAALWRQHRPRHLYKCVSAGEPLPASTRNQWKEVSGVEIIDGIGSTEMLHIFVSHREEEARPGAIGRAVPGYQACLLDERGDVLPPGRVGRLAVRGPTGCRYLADARQRQYVQHGWNVTGDACLLDEDGYFHFQARTDDLIISAGYNIAPPEVEDTLLEHPAVAECGVAGVPDPERGQVVKAYVVLRADFEPSEDLRQELQGFVKRRIAPYKYPRAIEFCSELPRTLTGKLQRHVLREREAGEVRP; from the coding sequence ATGGCCGCGACGGCGCACGCGGACACATTCGTGCGGGACAACCTCCCACCGCCCGACGCGTGGCCTCCGCTGGTCTTCGACCTCCCGGAGCTGCGCTACCCCGATCGGTTGAACTGCACGGTCGAACTGCTCGACCGCGGGGCGCGCCGGCATCCCGAAAGGCCCTGCATCCGCGCGCCGGGCGTCGTGTGGACCTACGGGCAGCTGCTGGAGCATTCCAATCGCATCGCGCACGTGCTGGTTCGCGACATGGGCCTGGTGCCGGGCAACCGCGTGCTGCTGCGCTCGGCCAACACCCCGATGCTGGTTGCGGCTTGGTTCGCGGTGCTCCGTGCCGGGGGCGTGGTGGTGGCGACGATGCCGCTGCTGCGTGCCCGCGAACTCGTACCGATCATCGAGAAAGCCCGCATCTCGCACGCCCTGGCGGACGCGCGTCTGTCGGCAGAGCTCGAGGATGCCCGCGCCGCCGCCCCGGTGCTGCGCCGCATCGCCTACTGGGGGGAGGGCGGCGAGCTGGAGCGGCTGGCCGCGACGCATCCGGCAGACTTCGACCCGGTGAACACATCCTCGGACGACCCGGCGCTCGTCGCCTTCACCTCGGGGACCACCGGCGAGCCCAAGGGGTGCGTGCACTTCCACCGGGACGTGCTGGCGATCTGCGACACCTTCGCCGCCCACGTGCTGCGGGCCGATCCGGACGATCTGTTTGCCGGCAGCCCGCCGCTGGCGTTCACCTACGGGCTGGGCGGTCTCGTCGCCTTTCCGATGCGGATCGGCGCGTCGTCGCTGCTGCTGGAGCGCGCCTCTCCCGATCTGCTGCTCGCGGCAGTGGCGGAGTTCGGCGTCCGCGTGCTGTTCACCTCGCCAACCGCCTATCGCGCGCTGGCGGCCCTGTGGCGCCAACACCGCCCGCGACATCTGTACAAGTGCGTCTCGGCTGGCGAGCCGCTGCCGGCGTCGACCCGCAACCAATGGAAGGAAGTCAGCGGCGTCGAGATCATCGACGGCATCGGTTCGACCGAGATGCTGCACATCTTCGTCTCCCACCGAGAAGAAGAAGCCCGCCCCGGAGCCATCGGCAGGGCCGTGCCTGGCTACCAGGCCTGTCTGCTCGACGAACGGGGCGACGTGTTGCCGCCGGGGCGGGTCGGTCGCCTCGCGGTGCGCGGACCCACCGGATGCCGGTACCTGGCGGATGCGCGGCAGCGGCAGTACGTGCAGCACGGCTGGAACGTGACCGGCGACGCATGCTTGCTCGACGAGGACGGGTACTTTCACTTCCAGGCGCGCACCGACGACCTGATCATCTCCGCCGGCTACAACATCGCACCGCCGGAAGTGGAGGACACGCTGCTGGAGCACCCGGCGGTGGCCGAGTGCGGCGTCGCCGGGGTCCCAGACCCCGAACGCGGGCAGGTCGTGAAGGCCTACGTCGTCCTGCGTGCGGACTTCGAACCATCGGAAGACCTCCGCCAGGAACTGCAGGGGTTTGTCAAGCGGCGGATCGCCCCGTACAAGTACCCGCGGGCGATCGAGTTCTGCTCCGAACTCCCGCGCACGCTGACGGGCAAGCTGCAGCGTCACGTGCTGCGTGAGCGCGAGGCCGGGGAGGTGCGGCCGTGA
- a CDS encoding branched-chain amino acid ABC transporter permease — MPLSLVVEQLLNGLQFGLMLFLLAAGLTLVLGIMDVVNLAHGSLYMIGAYLAATFIGVTGSFWVGAALAVAATAVVGTLLEVSVLRRLYARDHLTQVLATFALILIFNEGVRIVWGPHALLLSVPSELAQPVRVLPDLGYSAYRLTIIGAGLGLAVALFLLIHRTRIGMWVRAGASNRAMAQAMGVPIRQVFTVVFAAGAALCAVAGALLGPILAVQVGMGESILILAFVVVVIGGIGSIKGALLGAIVVGTVDTAGRAFLPMLLVRLASPEVASNLGPALASILIYLLMAIVLFFRPQGLFPVRI, encoded by the coding sequence ATCCCACTGTCGTTGGTCGTGGAGCAGCTGCTCAACGGGCTGCAGTTCGGCCTGATGCTGTTCCTGCTCGCCGCCGGTCTCACGCTGGTCCTGGGCATCATGGATGTCGTGAACCTAGCGCACGGCTCGCTGTACATGATCGGGGCGTACCTGGCGGCCACCTTCATCGGCGTCACCGGATCCTTCTGGGTCGGCGCGGCGCTGGCGGTCGCGGCCACCGCGGTCGTCGGGACGCTGCTGGAGGTCTCGGTGCTGCGACGGCTGTACGCCCGCGACCACCTCACGCAGGTGCTGGCGACGTTCGCTCTGATCTTGATCTTCAACGAGGGCGTGCGGATCGTCTGGGGTCCGCACGCCCTGCTGCTGTCGGTCCCCTCGGAGCTGGCCCAGCCGGTGCGGGTGTTGCCGGACTTGGGATACTCCGCCTACCGCCTGACGATCATCGGTGCGGGCCTGGGGCTGGCCGTCGCGTTGTTCTTGCTGATCCACCGGACGCGCATCGGGATGTGGGTGCGGGCCGGCGCATCGAACCGCGCGATGGCGCAGGCGATGGGGGTGCCGATCCGGCAGGTCTTCACCGTGGTGTTCGCCGCGGGCGCCGCCCTGTGCGCGGTGGCCGGCGCTCTTTTGGGACCGATCCTCGCGGTTCAGGTCGGCATGGGCGAGAGCATCCTGATCCTGGCGTTCGTCGTCGTCGTCATCGGGGGCATCGGATCGATCAAGGGCGCGCTGCTGGGTGCGATCGTCGTGGGCACGGTGGACACGGCCGGCCGGGCGTTCCTCCCGATGCTGCTGGTGCGGCTGGCGTCGCCCGAAGTGGCGTCGAACCTCGGCCCGGCGCTGGCGTCGATCCTCATCTACCTCCTCATGGCGATCGTGCTGTTCTTCCGACCGCAGGGGTTGTTCCCGGTGCGGATCTAG
- a CDS encoding ABC transporter ATP-binding protein, whose translation MSLLEVRGLSKRFGGVVALWRCDLDVAPGEVHALIGPNGAGKTTFINLVAGVVPPTEGRIAFAGDDVTRLPAHRRTLLGIARTFQVTNLFWGYTVVDNLALAVQARTGSSFGFWHPVYRERDLEDEAAAFARQVGLADRLHVPVQALSHGEQRQVEVALALACRPKLLLLDEPTSGMSLEESRRMLELIRDLKKQVTILLVEHDMDVVFGAADRISVLVDGRVLASGRPDEVRANPEVHRAYLGEAV comes from the coding sequence GTGAGCCTGCTGGAAGTCCGCGGTCTCAGCAAGCGCTTCGGTGGGGTGGTTGCCCTGTGGCGGTGCGACCTGGACGTCGCACCCGGCGAGGTCCACGCGCTCATCGGTCCCAACGGCGCCGGCAAGACGACGTTCATCAACCTGGTCGCGGGTGTCGTGCCGCCGACGGAGGGCAGGATCGCGTTCGCCGGCGACGACGTCACCCGCCTGCCCGCGCACCGGCGCACGCTGCTGGGGATCGCCCGCACGTTCCAGGTCACCAACCTGTTCTGGGGCTACACCGTCGTGGACAACCTCGCCCTCGCGGTCCAGGCGCGGACGGGGAGCTCGTTTGGCTTCTGGCACCCCGTGTACCGCGAGCGGGACCTCGAAGACGAGGCAGCCGCGTTCGCACGGCAGGTCGGCCTCGCAGACCGCCTGCACGTGCCGGTGCAGGCGCTGTCCCACGGGGAGCAGCGCCAGGTCGAGGTGGCCCTGGCGCTGGCCTGCCGTCCCAAGCTGCTGCTGCTGGACGAGCCGACCTCCGGCATGAGTCTGGAGGAGTCGCGGCGCATGCTGGAGTTGATCCGAGACCTGAAAAAGCAGGTCACGATCCTGCTCGTCGAACACGACATGGATGTCGTCTTCGGCGCGGCGGACCGGATCTCGGTGCTGGTGGACGGCCGGGTCCTGGCTTCCGGTCGGCCCGACGAGGTCCGCGCCAACCCCGAGGTGCACCGCGCGTACCTGGGGGAGGCGGTTTGA
- a CDS encoding metal-dependent transcriptional regulator gives MVTTHDIAKTERTEMYLKAVFAIQQSAPPPTVSKVAEFMGVSVPSASEMLKRLEQQRFVRPTEEGVALTPEGYDVAVRVVRRLRLAERLLTDVLGLALDRVYDEACKMEHVISPEVEARLEAVLGSPTHCPHGQPIPCRDGRIDSLPEASLADLRAGERGRVRSIPEENAELVRYLGSLGLVPGAELLVEEVAPFNGPIFFQTNGHRRAIGPEAASRVRVSRL, from the coding sequence ATGGTGACCACGCACGACATCGCCAAGACCGAACGCACCGAGATGTACCTCAAGGCGGTGTTTGCGATCCAGCAGAGCGCACCGCCTCCGACGGTCTCGAAGGTCGCGGAGTTCATGGGCGTCTCCGTGCCGTCGGCGTCCGAGATGCTCAAGCGGCTGGAGCAGCAGAGGTTCGTTCGCCCCACCGAAGAGGGCGTGGCCCTGACGCCCGAGGGCTACGACGTCGCCGTGCGCGTCGTGCGCCGCCTGCGCCTGGCCGAACGCCTGCTCACCGACGTCCTCGGGCTTGCTCTGGACAGGGTGTACGACGAGGCGTGCAAGATGGAGCACGTCATCAGCCCGGAGGTGGAAGCACGCCTGGAGGCCGTCCTGGGTTCGCCCACCCACTGCCCCCACGGCCAGCCGATCCCGTGCCGCGACGGCCGCATCGACTCGCTTCCCGAGGCGAGCCTCGCCGATCTGCGCGCGGGGGAGCGCGGCAGGGTCCGCAGCATCCCGGAAGAGAACGCCGAACTCGTGCGCTACCTCGGCTCGCTCGGCCTGGTGCCCGGTGCCGAACTGCTCGTCGAGGAGGTGGCACCCTTCAACGGGCCCATCTTCTTCCAGACGAACGGCCACCGCAGGGCCATCGGCCCGGAGGCGGCCTCCCGTGTCCGCGTGAGTCGGCTCTGA
- a CDS encoding iron ABC transporter permease: MRRLPPPPRLDAAGTSLHWILPAAAAAVAVVLSLPVVAVMASLLVPADRIWVEFAALVLPRYVVHTVWLVLGVCTGSLVIGVGTAWLVTMCRFPGRRVCEWLLLLPMAVPAYLLAYTYADLLQFAGPVQSALREWFGWSRGDYWFPQIRSLGGAVAVMTFALYPYVYMLARAAFLEQSVAVLEVSRTLGHGPWSTFFRVALPLARPGIAAGVALAAMEVLADFGTVKHFEVDTFATGIYLTWFSLGSPVGAAKLAALLMVFVFAVLGVERLSRGQRRFHHVSVGTHDLPAYRLAGVRATGALVACALPPAVGFLLPAGVLMHLSWVAGDPLFGATFVRLATNTFTLAALAAALAVVVAGVVAYGVRLAPTRLMRLAARIATLGYAVPGAVIAVGVLIPFGWLDNTVDAWARQTFGRSTGLLLSGTAFTLVYAYLVRFLAVSVNTVEAGLLRIRPSMDSAARTLGHGPGSTLLRVHAPMMRGTLLVAGLLVFVDALKELPATLILRPFNFDTLAIRVYQLAGDERLAQASTAALAIVVVGIIPVILLSRAISRSRPVREASL; the protein is encoded by the coding sequence GTGCGACGTCTCCCACCTCCCCCGCGGCTCGACGCGGCGGGAACGTCGCTGCACTGGATTCTGCCCGCCGCGGCCGCCGCGGTGGCCGTCGTCCTGTCGCTGCCGGTCGTCGCGGTCATGGCCAGTCTGCTGGTGCCGGCGGACCGGATCTGGGTCGAGTTCGCGGCGCTGGTGCTGCCGCGCTACGTCGTCCACACCGTGTGGCTCGTGCTGGGCGTGTGCACCGGCTCACTCGTCATCGGCGTGGGAACCGCCTGGCTGGTCACGATGTGTCGTTTCCCCGGACGACGCGTGTGCGAGTGGCTGCTGCTGTTGCCGATGGCGGTCCCCGCCTACCTGCTGGCGTACACCTACGCGGATCTGCTTCAGTTCGCCGGACCGGTCCAGAGCGCGCTGCGCGAGTGGTTCGGTTGGAGCCGGGGCGACTACTGGTTCCCCCAGATCCGATCGTTGGGCGGCGCGGTCGCCGTCATGACCTTCGCCCTGTATCCCTACGTATACATGCTTGCGCGTGCGGCGTTCTTGGAGCAATCGGTCGCCGTGCTGGAGGTGAGCCGCACGCTCGGGCACGGCCCGTGGAGCACGTTCTTCCGGGTGGCGCTGCCGCTGGCGCGGCCCGGCATCGCTGCGGGGGTCGCTCTGGCGGCGATGGAGGTGCTGGCGGACTTCGGGACCGTCAAGCATTTCGAGGTCGACACCTTTGCGACCGGCATCTACCTCACGTGGTTCAGCCTGGGCTCGCCGGTCGGAGCCGCCAAACTCGCCGCGCTGTTGATGGTGTTCGTGTTCGCCGTCCTCGGCGTGGAGCGGCTGTCACGCGGACAGCGCCGATTCCACCACGTTTCGGTCGGTACCCACGATCTGCCGGCCTACCGACTGGCAGGCGTGCGCGCCACGGGGGCGTTGGTCGCCTGCGCGCTTCCGCCCGCGGTCGGATTCCTGCTGCCCGCCGGCGTGCTGATGCACCTGTCGTGGGTCGCCGGCGACCCCCTGTTCGGGGCCACGTTCGTACGCCTCGCCACCAACACCTTCACGCTCGCCGCGCTGGCGGCTGCGCTGGCCGTGGTCGTCGCCGGCGTCGTCGCCTACGGGGTGCGCTTGGCCCCCACGCGGCTGATGCGGTTGGCTGCGCGCATCGCGACGCTCGGGTATGCCGTACCCGGCGCGGTGATCGCGGTGGGCGTTTTGATCCCGTTCGGCTGGTTGGACAACACCGTGGACGCGTGGGCGCGCCAAACGTTCGGCCGCTCGACCGGGTTGCTCCTCAGCGGGACGGCGTTCACGCTCGTCTACGCCTACCTCGTCCGGTTCCTTGCGGTCTCGGTGAACACGGTGGAGGCGGGACTGCTGCGCATCCGTCCGAGCATGGACAGTGCGGCGCGCACGCTGGGGCACGGCCCGGGCAGCACCCTGCTGCGCGTGCACGCGCCGATGATGCGTGGCACGCTGCTGGTCGCCGGTCTATTGGTCTTCGTGGACGCGTTGAAGGAACTGCCCGCGACGCTGATCCTGCGCCCCTTCAACTTCGACACCTTGGCCATCCGCGTCTACCAGCTCGCCGGCGACGAGCGGTTGGCGCAGGCCTCGACCGCGGCGCTGGCGATCGTCGTGGTGGGGATCATCCCGGTGATCCTGCTCAGTCGGGCGATCTCCCGCTCGCGCCCTGTGCGCGAAGCGAGCCTCTAG
- a CDS encoding ABC transporter ATP-binding protein: MLLSVEGLQTFYGNSQVLFGVDLAVEDGKVVTLLGRNGMGKTTTVRSITGLVPPRAGRVEFRGRAIAGWPPERIAALGVALVPEGRQVFPNLTVRENLVAFAANRNGSAHPWTLDRVVDLFPRLGQRLNRYGDQLSGGEQQMLAIGRALMTNPHLLILDEATEGLAPMLREEIWRCLRRLNEGGQAILLIDKYVHRLLDLAHHHFVLERGRVVWQGSSEELRAAPDVWRRYLSV; this comes from the coding sequence ATGCTGCTAAGCGTGGAAGGCCTGCAGACGTTTTACGGGAACAGCCAGGTGCTTTTCGGCGTCGACCTCGCCGTCGAGGACGGGAAGGTCGTGACGCTGCTGGGCCGCAACGGCATGGGCAAGACGACCACCGTCCGCTCGATCACCGGTCTGGTGCCCCCGCGCGCCGGTCGGGTGGAGTTCCGCGGCCGCGCGATCGCGGGCTGGCCGCCGGAGCGGATCGCAGCCCTGGGGGTTGCCCTCGTGCCGGAGGGACGCCAGGTCTTCCCCAACCTGACCGTGCGGGAGAACCTCGTCGCGTTCGCCGCCAACCGCAACGGCAGCGCCCACCCGTGGACGCTGGACCGGGTCGTGGACCTGTTCCCTCGTCTGGGCCAGCGGCTGAACCGCTACGGCGACCAGCTGTCGGGCGGCGAGCAGCAGATGCTCGCGATCGGCAGGGCCCTGATGACGAACCCACATCTGTTGATCCTCGACGAGGCCACCGAGGGGCTGGCTCCGATGCTGCGCGAGGAGATCTGGCGCTGCCTGCGCCGCCTGAACGAAGGCGGCCAGGCGATCCTGCTCATTGACAAGTACGTCCACCGCCTGCTCGACTTGGCCCACCACCACTTCGTGCTCGAGCGCGGCCGCGTCGTCTGGCAGGGCTCTTCAGAAGAGCTGCGCGCGGCCCCAGACGTCTGGCGGCGGTACCTTAGCGTGTGA